A section of the Constrictibacter sp. MBR-5 genome encodes:
- the clpS gene encoding ATP-dependent Clp protease adapter ClpS, with the protein MSDDDRQNGGRKGDGPATGVVVKAKPKTKKPSMYKVLMLNDDYTPMEFVVHVLEAFFHKNREEATRIMLHVHRRGLGVCGVYTYEVAETKVAQVVDFARRHEHPLQLTLEKE; encoded by the coding sequence ATGAGCGACGACGACAGACAGAATGGCGGTCGGAAGGGCGATGGCCCGGCCACAGGTGTCGTCGTCAAGGCGAAGCCGAAGACCAAGAAGCCGTCGATGTACAAGGTGTTGATGCTGAACGACGACTACACTCCCATGGAGTTCGTCGTTCATGTTCTCGAAGCTTTCTTCCATAAGAATCGAGAGGAAGCGACGCGCATCATGCTTCATGTCCACAGACGCGGTCTGGGCGTCTGCGGCGTCTATACCTACGAAGTGGCGGAAACGAAAGTGGCGCAGGTGGTCGATTTCGCCCGGCGCCATGAACATCCGCTGCAGCTGACCCTTGAGAAAGAGTAG
- a CDS encoding [protein-PII] uridylyltransferase has protein sequence MDTAVRELGLAPISLLSAIAGSATGDDPSTPQTRARVLEEVKQTLADGRRQIRAAFEAGAPVHHTMAANADLIDQLLRDLLDYAMTYVFPAPNPTTGDRICVAAVGGYGRGELAPWSDIDLLFLLPYKKTPRSEQVVEYVLYMLWDTGLKVGHATRTVEECLRLARDDTTIATSLLESRWIWGEPVLYEDLRRRFLSELVQGTGPAFLEAKLAERDQRHRRLGDSRYVLEPNVKDGKGGLRDLHTLYWIAKYLYQVEDVADLAGRCVLTRAELRRFEKAEEFLSTVRCHLHYLTDRPEDRLTFDMQIEIGARMGYTDRAGTRGVERFMKHYYLTAKDVGDLTRIFCAALEAEHKRKPRFDLSRILPRGRNIGAFQAEAGRLNIRDPDGFKADPVNLLRLFHTAQARNYDIHPHALRLVTRNLRLVDGTLRENEEANRLFVEMLTSSDDPETALRRLSEAGVLARFIPAFGRVVAQMQYDMYHTYTVDEHTIRAIGILNRIEKGELRDSAPAASDVVGKIVSRRALYVATFLHDIAKGRGGDHSVLGAKVAQDLCPRLGLTPEETETVAWLVRHHLLMSNTAFKRDLNDPQTIRDFVAAVRSPERLRLLLVLTVADIRAVGPDIWNNWKATLLRSLYFRAEEQLSGGVDAEPRQARVAPVLAAVRKLLPEWDDATFERYAAEAPPYYWLSADPETLARQARLVESTQKATPPLVVEARVASDRDATEISICTPDHPGLFSRIAGAIALTGGNIVDARIFTLGSGLAVDTFWIQSDDGQAYDRPERLERLEHRIRDALAGRIDLRKELRRQPSWPSRTSVFTVQPRVLIDNRASATHTLIELNGRDRSGFLYDVTRALSGAGAQIATARIATFGETAIDVFYVKDVFGLKIEHEGKLRQLREALLQAMADPAAAKEKQGPIKPTRHRSSVKRRIRGAPPPASRRKGRA, from the coding sequence ATGGACACAGCGGTCCGCGAGTTGGGTCTCGCGCCCATAAGCCTCCTGTCGGCGATTGCCGGCAGTGCCACCGGCGACGACCCGTCGACGCCCCAGACCCGGGCGCGCGTGCTCGAAGAGGTCAAGCAGACGTTGGCGGACGGACGCCGCCAGATCCGCGCTGCGTTCGAGGCGGGTGCTCCCGTCCATCACACGATGGCCGCCAATGCCGACCTGATCGACCAGTTGCTGCGCGACCTGCTCGATTATGCGATGACCTATGTCTTCCCGGCACCGAATCCGACGACGGGGGACCGCATTTGCGTCGCGGCGGTCGGCGGTTATGGCCGAGGCGAACTCGCGCCATGGTCCGACATCGACCTGCTTTTCCTGCTGCCCTACAAGAAGACGCCTCGTAGCGAGCAGGTGGTCGAGTACGTCCTCTACATGCTCTGGGACACGGGCCTGAAGGTGGGGCACGCCACGCGCACCGTGGAGGAATGTCTCCGCCTCGCCCGCGACGATACGACGATCGCCACCAGCCTGCTGGAGTCGCGCTGGATCTGGGGCGAGCCTGTGCTCTACGAGGATCTGCGGCGGCGGTTCCTGTCGGAGTTGGTCCAGGGAACGGGCCCGGCATTCCTCGAGGCGAAGCTCGCCGAACGCGACCAGCGGCACCGCCGCCTCGGCGATTCGCGTTACGTGCTGGAGCCCAACGTCAAGGATGGCAAGGGAGGACTGCGCGATCTGCACACCCTCTACTGGATTGCCAAGTACCTCTATCAGGTCGAGGATGTCGCCGACCTCGCAGGACGTTGCGTCCTGACCCGCGCGGAACTGCGACGCTTCGAGAAGGCGGAAGAGTTCCTTTCGACCGTGCGCTGTCATCTGCACTATCTCACCGACAGGCCGGAGGATCGGCTGACCTTCGACATGCAGATCGAGATCGGCGCGCGCATGGGCTACACGGACCGTGCCGGAACGCGCGGCGTCGAGCGGTTCATGAAGCACTATTATCTGACCGCCAAGGACGTGGGCGACCTGACGCGCATCTTCTGCGCCGCCCTCGAAGCCGAGCACAAGCGCAAGCCACGGTTCGATCTTTCCCGGATCCTGCCTCGGGGGCGCAACATCGGCGCCTTCCAGGCGGAAGCCGGGCGCCTCAACATCCGCGATCCGGACGGTTTCAAGGCCGATCCGGTCAACCTGCTGCGGCTCTTCCATACGGCCCAGGCGCGGAACTACGACATCCATCCCCACGCGCTGCGGCTGGTCACGCGGAACCTGCGCCTAGTCGATGGAACGTTGCGGGAAAACGAGGAGGCGAACCGTCTCTTCGTGGAGATGCTGACCTCGTCGGACGATCCCGAGACGGCGCTGCGGCGGCTCAGCGAGGCGGGTGTGCTGGCCCGCTTCATCCCGGCGTTCGGGCGGGTCGTCGCGCAGATGCAGTACGACATGTACCACACCTACACGGTCGACGAGCACACGATCCGGGCGATCGGCATCCTCAACCGCATCGAGAAGGGCGAACTCCGCGACAGCGCCCCCGCCGCCAGCGACGTCGTCGGCAAGATCGTCTCGCGCCGTGCTCTCTACGTGGCGACCTTCCTGCACGACATCGCCAAAGGGCGCGGCGGCGACCACTCGGTGCTCGGTGCGAAGGTGGCGCAAGATCTCTGCCCGCGGCTCGGCCTCACGCCCGAGGAGACCGAGACGGTCGCCTGGCTGGTCCGCCACCACCTGCTGATGAGTAACACCGCCTTCAAGCGGGACTTGAACGATCCGCAGACGATTCGCGATTTCGTCGCCGCAGTCCGCTCGCCGGAACGGCTGAGGCTCCTGCTGGTTCTGACCGTCGCGGACATCCGTGCTGTCGGGCCCGACATCTGGAACAACTGGAAGGCGACGCTGCTGCGCAGCCTGTACTTCCGTGCCGAAGAGCAGCTGTCCGGCGGCGTCGACGCCGAACCCCGACAGGCGCGCGTGGCGCCGGTGCTCGCTGCGGTGCGCAAACTGCTTCCCGAATGGGACGACGCCACCTTCGAGCGCTACGCGGCCGAGGCTCCGCCCTATTACTGGTTGAGTGCCGATCCGGAGACCCTGGCGCGCCAGGCGCGTCTGGTCGAGAGCACCCAGAAGGCGACCCCTCCGCTGGTCGTCGAAGCGCGTGTCGCCAGCGACCGCGACGCGACCGAGATCAGCATCTGCACGCCCGACCATCCCGGTCTCTTCTCGCGCATCGCCGGGGCCATAGCCCTGACCGGCGGCAACATCGTCGACGCCCGGATCTTCACCCTGGGCAGCGGCCTCGCGGTCGATACCTTCTGGATCCAGTCGGACGACGGGCAGGCCTATGACCGGCCCGAGCGGCTGGAGCGGCTGGAGCACAGGATCCGCGACGCATTGGCCGGCAGGATCGATCTGCGCAAGGAACTGCGCAGACAGCCGTCCTGGCCTAGTCGGACGAGTGTGTTCACGGTGCAGCCGAGGGTGCTGATCGACAACCGCGCAAGCGCCACGCACACGCTTATCGAACTGAACGGCAGAGACCGCTCCGGCTTCCTCTACGACGTCACCCGCGCCCTGAGCGGCGCCGGCGCGCAGATCGCCACCGCCCGCATCGCCACCTTCGGCGAAACGGCGATCGACGTCTTCTATGTTAAGGACGTGTTCGGCCTGAAGATCGAGCACGAAGGAAAGCTGCGCCAGCTGCGCGAAGCCTTGCTTCAGGCGATGGCCGATCCGGCCGCTGCGAAGGAGAAGCAGGGGCCGATAAAGCCGACACGGCACCGCTCTTCGGTCAAACGCCGGATACGAGGTGCACCTCCCCCTGCGTCGCGGCGCAAGGGCCGCGCATGA
- a CDS encoding D-alanyl-D-alanine carboxypeptidase family protein — MAAADLPAVVADAATGNVLYAARPLDPWRPASLTKLMTLYLVFEALDAGDLGGEESLPVSGRAAAQPPTKLGLAAGSEIAVDDAVSALIVRSANDVAVVLAEAIAGDEATFAALMTFRARDLGMGRTSFANASGLPHAGNVTDARDMAILARALLQHFPEQADRFAMLGMSHGGRMLPSYNGLLTAYAGADGMKTGFTCASGYNLVGTATRDGRRLIGVVLGATSRGARLAAMRNLLDRAFVDGRADGPLADLTGPAPATEPPVVIPPAACGPAAEEEILLTGRSAPAARAGIGGWGLTLGILSDKAAAQGLVASARKRIEPAITGGKPVLIERRAAGITRYSALLTNLSQQQAVSACRTLRAANAYCVTLGPEALKNARAMWW; from the coding sequence GTGGCCGCAGCCGACCTGCCGGCCGTCGTGGCGGATGCGGCGACTGGCAACGTCCTTTATGCGGCGCGACCGCTCGACCCCTGGCGTCCCGCGTCGCTCACCAAACTGATGACGCTTTACCTCGTTTTCGAGGCGCTCGATGCGGGCGATCTCGGCGGCGAGGAGAGTTTGCCTGTCTCCGGCCGCGCTGCCGCGCAGCCGCCGACGAAACTCGGACTGGCCGCCGGCTCCGAGATTGCCGTGGACGACGCCGTCAGTGCGCTGATCGTGAGATCTGCGAACGACGTTGCCGTGGTGCTCGCCGAGGCAATTGCCGGCGATGAGGCGACCTTCGCCGCGTTGATGACGTTCCGGGCACGTGATCTCGGGATGGGCCGGACGAGCTTCGCCAATGCCAGCGGACTTCCCCACGCCGGCAATGTCACCGACGCCCGGGACATGGCAATCCTGGCGCGCGCCCTCCTGCAGCACTTTCCCGAGCAGGCGGACCGGTTCGCCATGCTCGGTATGTCCCACGGTGGGCGGATGCTGCCCAGCTACAACGGATTGCTGACCGCCTACGCCGGTGCTGACGGTATGAAGACCGGCTTCACCTGTGCCTCGGGCTACAACCTCGTGGGAACGGCGACGCGCGACGGGCGGCGCCTGATCGGCGTCGTGCTCGGAGCGACGAGCCGCGGCGCGCGGCTCGCCGCGATGCGCAATCTCCTCGACCGCGCGTTCGTCGACGGGCGCGCGGATGGGCCGCTCGCCGATCTGACGGGCCCCGCGCCTGCGACGGAACCGCCGGTGGTCATACCCCCCGCGGCATGCGGCCCCGCCGCGGAAGAGGAGATCCTGTTGACGGGCAGGTCAGCCCCCGCCGCACGCGCCGGCATCGGCGGCTGGGGCCTCACCTTGGGCATCCTGTCCGACAAGGCTGCTGCGCAAGGTCTGGTTGCCAGCGCCAGGAAGCGGATTGAACCGGCGATCACCGGCGGCAAGCCCGTCCTGATCGAACGCCGCGCCGCAGGGATCACGCGGTATTCGGCACTTCTCACCAACCTGTCGCAACAGCAGGCCGTCAGCGCGTGCCGGACCCTACGAGCGGCCAACGCCTATTGCGTCACACTCGGCCCCGAAGCGCTGAAGAACGCGCGGGCGATGTGGTGGTGA
- a CDS encoding sulfite exporter TauE/SafE family protein, translated as MQIYLPIAEISENVIVLLGLGWAIGFLSGLFGVGGGFLLTPILIFLGVPPPVAVASSANQLVGTSIAGVLAHWRRKTIDFRMGGVLLAGGIAGSGLGVVVFDLLRQAGQVDLVVQLCYIIMLGSIGAIMFVESLNAILKRRRPGGRRRKLHTHIWLHGLPLKMRFPRSRLYISVFMPLGVGFVVGLLAAIMGVGGGFIMVPAMIYLIGMPTSVVAGTSLFQILFVTANVTFLQAMATQTVDVLLALILLVGSVLGVQIGARMGGRLPAEQFRFLLAVMVLAVCGKIFYDLVARPEDIYSIAANLPG; from the coding sequence ATGCAGATCTATCTACCCATCGCGGAGATCTCGGAGAACGTGATCGTTCTCCTGGGCCTCGGCTGGGCGATCGGCTTCCTTTCCGGCCTGTTCGGGGTCGGCGGGGGATTCCTGCTCACGCCGATACTCATCTTCCTGGGGGTGCCGCCACCGGTGGCGGTGGCCAGTTCCGCCAACCAGCTGGTAGGCACGTCCATCGCCGGCGTCCTGGCGCACTGGCGACGCAAGACGATCGACTTCCGCATGGGAGGGGTACTGCTTGCGGGGGGCATCGCCGGATCCGGCCTGGGCGTGGTGGTGTTCGACCTTCTGCGGCAGGCGGGCCAAGTCGATCTGGTCGTGCAGCTCTGCTACATCATCATGCTAGGCTCGATCGGCGCCATCATGTTCGTCGAGAGCCTGAACGCCATCCTCAAGCGGCGGCGGCCGGGCGGGCGGCGGCGCAAGCTACACACGCACATCTGGCTGCACGGCCTGCCGCTGAAGATGCGCTTTCCGCGCTCGCGCCTTTACATCAGCGTCTTCATGCCGCTCGGAGTAGGCTTCGTGGTCGGCCTGCTGGCGGCGATCATGGGTGTCGGCGGCGGCTTCATCATGGTGCCGGCCATGATCTACCTGATCGGAATGCCCACCTCCGTGGTGGCCGGAACCTCCCTCTTCCAGATCCTGTTCGTCACGGCGAACGTCACCTTCCTCCAGGCGATGGCCACGCAGACGGTCGACGTCCTGCTCGCCCTCATCCTGCTGGTCGGCTCGGTGCTCGGCGTGCAGATCGGCGCGCGGATGGGCGGTCGCCTTCCGGCCGAACAGTTCCGCTTCCTGCTGGCCGTCATGGTGCTCGCGGTGTGCGGGAAGATCTTCTACGACCTCGTCGCGCGGCCCGAGGACATCTACAGCATCGCCGCGAACCTGCCCGGCTGA
- the trpS gene encoding tryptophan--tRNA ligase, whose translation MNRIFSGVQPTGNLHLGNYLGAIRNWVQLQKDYDCIFCIVDLHAITVPQNPEELRRSTREVTAAYIAAGIDPERCVIFNQSAVAGHSQLSWLLGCITPIGWLNRMTQFKEKAGKQRDNASLGLFGYPVLMAADILLYKATHVPVGEDQKQHLELARDIAGAFNRMYGQEYFPLPEPQIMGTAARVMSLRDGTAKMSKSDPSEYSRINMTDDADTVALKIRRAKTDPEPLPSDTSGLEGRPEAANLVGIYGALTGRDRAAVLAEHGGRGFAEFKQSLAEVAVDTLGPIGSEMKRLVADPAYVDGILRRGAEAANAIAERHLREVHDMIGLLRP comes from the coding sequence ATGAATCGCATCTTCTCGGGCGTCCAACCGACCGGGAACCTGCATCTGGGCAATTATCTCGGCGCGATCCGCAACTGGGTACAGCTGCAGAAGGACTATGACTGCATCTTCTGCATCGTCGATCTGCACGCGATCACGGTTCCGCAGAACCCCGAGGAACTCCGCCGATCGACGCGCGAAGTCACGGCGGCCTACATCGCTGCCGGGATCGATCCCGAACGCTGCGTGATCTTCAACCAGTCGGCGGTCGCCGGGCACAGCCAGCTCTCCTGGCTGCTCGGCTGCATCACGCCGATCGGCTGGCTGAACCGGATGACCCAGTTCAAGGAGAAGGCCGGCAAGCAGCGCGACAACGCTTCGCTCGGTCTCTTCGGCTACCCCGTGCTCATGGCGGCCGACATCCTGCTCTACAAGGCCACCCACGTTCCGGTCGGCGAGGACCAGAAACAGCATCTCGAACTGGCGCGCGACATCGCGGGCGCCTTCAACCGCATGTACGGCCAGGAGTATTTCCCCCTGCCCGAGCCACAGATCATGGGCACCGCGGCGCGCGTCATGAGCCTGCGCGACGGCACCGCGAAGATGAGCAAGTCGGATCCATCCGAATATTCGCGCATCAACATGACCGACGACGCCGACACCGTCGCGCTGAAGATCCGCCGTGCCAAGACGGACCCGGAGCCGCTGCCGAGCGACACGTCGGGTCTCGAAGGCCGCCCGGAGGCAGCCAACCTCGTCGGCATCTACGGCGCCCTGACCGGACGGGATCGCGCGGCGGTCCTGGCCGAGCATGGCGGCCGCGGCTTCGCCGAGTTCAAGCAGTCGCTCGCCGAGGTCGCCGTCGACACGCTCGGTCCGATCGGCAGCGAGATGAAGCGGCTGGTTGCCGATCCCGCCTATGTCGACGGCATTCTTCGACGCGGGGCCGAGGCCGCGAACGCCATTGCGGAGCGACACCTGCGCGAGGTGCACGATATGATCGGCCTACTCCGGCCCTGA
- the clpA gene encoding ATP-dependent Clp protease ATP-binding subunit ClpA produces MLSRNLEQTLHRALAFASARRHEYATLEHLLLALTEDQECVAVLRACGLDLEKLRAELVEYLDTELETLAVNRGEDPKPTAGFQRVLQRAAIHVQSSGRQEVTGANVLVALFSERESHAVFFLQEQEMTRLDAVNYISHGIAKVPGRSEERRVRGSGPDEAPGSGESQPSAKKGNDALEAYCVDLNAKAKKGMIDPLIGRDAEVERTIQILCRRTKNNPLYVGDPGVGKTAIAEGLARKIVAGEVPDVLSGATIFSLDMGALLAGTRYRGDFEERLKAVLHELDAHKDAVLFIDEIHTVIGAGATSGGSMDASNLLKPALASGNLRCIGSTTYKEYRNYFEKDRALVRRFQKIDVHEPSMEDATKILMGLKPYYEKHHNVRYTNDAIRTAVELSARYIGDRKLPDKAIDVIDEVGAAQLLLPASRRKKTINVRDVEAIVAKIARIPPKSVSRDDRTVLQNLERDLLNVVFGQDQAVTALASAIKLSRAGLREPEKPIGCYLFSGPTGVGKTEAARQLAHCLGVELVRFDMSEYMERHSVSRLIGAPPGYVGFDQGGLLTDAVDKNPHVVLLLDEIEKAHPDVFNILLQIMDYGKLTDHNGKNVDFRNIVLIMTTNAGAADMAKAAIGFGREARVGEDEEAVNRLFTPEFRNRLDAVIPFRHLPQEVVHRVVDKFVMQLEAQLADRSVMIELTDEARQWLSRKGYTPAYGARPLGRIIQEHVKKPLAEELLFGRLTKGGTVRVAVAADEDKLTFEYVDGSAAPRPPRATKGKEPALVE; encoded by the coding sequence ATGCTGTCTCGGAATCTCGAACAGACTCTGCATCGCGCCCTCGCTTTCGCGTCGGCTCGGCGACACGAGTATGCGACGCTGGAGCATCTGCTGCTGGCGCTCACCGAGGATCAGGAGTGCGTCGCGGTCCTTCGCGCTTGCGGGCTCGACCTCGAAAAGCTCCGCGCGGAGCTCGTGGAATACCTGGACACCGAACTCGAGACGCTTGCGGTCAATCGCGGGGAAGATCCGAAGCCGACCGCCGGCTTTCAGCGCGTCCTTCAGCGGGCCGCCATCCACGTCCAGTCGTCGGGCCGGCAGGAAGTTACCGGCGCAAATGTTCTCGTAGCCCTGTTCTCGGAACGTGAGAGCCACGCGGTCTTCTTCTTGCAAGAGCAGGAGATGACCCGCCTGGATGCGGTCAACTATATCTCGCACGGCATCGCCAAGGTGCCGGGCCGGTCGGAGGAGCGTCGCGTGCGTGGCAGCGGTCCCGATGAGGCGCCGGGTTCCGGCGAGAGTCAGCCCTCCGCGAAGAAGGGTAACGACGCGCTCGAGGCGTATTGCGTCGACCTGAACGCGAAGGCGAAGAAGGGAATGATCGATCCGTTGATCGGCCGCGACGCGGAGGTCGAGCGGACGATCCAGATCCTGTGTCGCCGTACGAAGAACAACCCGCTCTACGTGGGTGACCCCGGCGTCGGCAAGACAGCGATCGCCGAAGGGCTGGCACGCAAGATCGTGGCGGGCGAGGTGCCGGACGTCCTTTCGGGCGCCACCATCTTCTCGCTCGACATGGGCGCGCTGCTGGCGGGGACGCGGTACCGCGGCGACTTCGAGGAACGGCTGAAGGCGGTCCTGCACGAACTGGACGCGCACAAGGATGCCGTTCTGTTCATCGACGAGATCCACACGGTCATCGGCGCGGGTGCGACGAGCGGCGGATCAATGGACGCGTCGAACCTGCTGAAGCCTGCCCTGGCCAGCGGCAACCTGCGCTGCATCGGATCGACGACCTATAAGGAATACCGGAACTATTTCGAGAAGGATCGGGCCCTCGTTCGGCGCTTCCAGAAGATCGACGTGCACGAGCCGTCGATGGAGGACGCGACCAAGATCCTGATGGGCCTGAAGCCTTATTACGAGAAGCACCACAACGTCCGGTACACGAACGACGCGATCCGGACGGCGGTCGAGCTGTCGGCACGCTACATCGGCGACCGCAAGCTGCCGGACAAGGCGATCGACGTGATCGACGAGGTCGGTGCGGCGCAGTTGCTGCTGCCGGCGTCGCGGCGGAAGAAGACGATCAACGTCCGCGACGTCGAGGCGATCGTGGCGAAGATCGCGCGCATTCCCCCGAAGAGCGTGTCGCGGGACGACCGGACCGTGCTGCAGAACCTCGAGCGTGACCTGCTGAACGTCGTGTTCGGCCAGGATCAGGCGGTCACCGCGCTGGCGAGCGCCATCAAGCTGTCGCGTGCCGGTCTCCGCGAGCCGGAGAAGCCGATCGGGTGCTACCTGTTCTCCGGCCCGACGGGCGTCGGCAAGACCGAGGCGGCACGCCAGCTGGCGCATTGCCTGGGGGTCGAACTGGTCCGTTTCGACATGTCGGAATACATGGAGCGGCACTCGGTCTCCCGTCTGATCGGTGCGCCGCCGGGCTATGTCGGCTTCGACCAAGGCGGCCTGTTGACCGATGCCGTCGACAAGAACCCGCACGTCGTCCTTCTGTTGGACGAGATCGAGAAGGCGCACCCGGACGTTTTCAACATCCTCCTGCAGATCATGGACTACGGGAAGCTGACGGATCACAACGGCAAGAATGTCGATTTCCGCAACATCGTCCTGATCATGACGACGAATGCCGGTGCGGCTGACATGGCGAAAGCGGCGATCGGGTTCGGTCGAGAGGCGCGTGTCGGCGAGGACGAGGAGGCGGTCAACCGCCTGTTCACGCCCGAGTTCCGCAATCGACTCGACGCCGTGATCCCGTTCCGACACCTGCCGCAGGAGGTCGTGCACCGGGTCGTCGACAAGTTCGTCATGCAGCTGGAGGCTCAACTCGCCGACCGGAGCGTCATGATCGAACTCACCGACGAGGCGCGCCAGTGGCTGTCCCGTAAGGGCTACACGCCCGCATACGGTGCGCGCCCGCTCGGCCGGATCATCCAGGAGCACGTCAAGAAGCCGCTGGCCGAAGAGCTGCTTTTCGGGCGGCTGACGAAGGGCGGCACGGTGCGCGTCGCGGTCGCCGCCGACGAGGACAAGCTGACGTTCGAGTATGTCGACGGATCCGCCGCCCCGCGTCCGCCACGGGCGACCAAGGGAAAAGAACCGGCGCTCGTCGAGTAG
- the murJ gene encoding murein biosynthesis integral membrane protein MurJ, whose product MSLVRSIFTVGGYTLASRVLGLVRDLITAALLGAGPMADAFFVAFRLPNLFRRLFAEGAFSAAFVPLFARTLEAEGTDAARRFAEQALAVLVTILLVLTVVAELAMPWLVLTLAPGFADDPGKLAQAVEFSRITFPYLLFTAAMALMAGVLNGLYRFGAAAAAPIVLNICMIAALLFLTDLTGSPGHALSWGVAVAGIGQCLLLAVAMRNAGMSLRPTLPRITPQIKRLLVLIAPGALGAGVMQVNLLVGTMIASLLPTGAVAYLYYADRLYQLPLGVIGIAIGTALLPRLARELRGSDLDAAGHTTNRAIEVALLLTLPASAALLILAGPIVSVLFERGAFTLADTAETAWTLAAYAVGLPAFVLVKVLAPAFFAREDTRTPVIVAAWTMAANILLSIMLVFPFEHVGLAMATSLASWINAGWLAVGLNRRGFLTADRRLLRAVPRLAAASLAMSAALAAVAWPMTSTMHGGSALGAGILAAVCAGGAVFFFAAAHVLGAVDFRELRDHLRRRRPS is encoded by the coding sequence GTGTCTCTCGTCCGTTCCATTTTCACCGTCGGCGGCTACACGCTCGCCAGCCGGGTCCTAGGCCTCGTCCGCGACCTCATCACTGCAGCGTTGCTCGGCGCTGGTCCCATGGCCGACGCCTTCTTCGTCGCGTTCCGGCTGCCGAACCTCTTCCGGCGGCTGTTCGCCGAGGGAGCCTTCTCCGCCGCCTTCGTACCGCTGTTCGCGCGGACGCTCGAAGCGGAGGGCACCGATGCCGCCAGGCGTTTTGCCGAACAGGCGCTGGCGGTACTGGTCACGATTCTCCTCGTCCTCACGGTGGTCGCCGAGCTGGCGATGCCATGGCTGGTCCTGACGCTGGCCCCGGGCTTCGCGGACGATCCGGGCAAGCTCGCCCAGGCCGTCGAGTTCTCGCGCATCACGTTCCCCTATCTGCTTTTCACGGCCGCGATGGCCCTGATGGCGGGCGTCCTGAACGGGCTCTACCGCTTCGGTGCGGCGGCGGCGGCGCCGATCGTGCTGAACATCTGCATGATCGCGGCGCTGCTCTTCCTCACCGATCTGACCGGCAGCCCCGGACATGCCCTTTCGTGGGGCGTCGCGGTAGCGGGGATCGGACAGTGCCTTCTCCTGGCCGTCGCCATGCGCAATGCCGGCATGTCGCTGCGGCCGACCCTGCCCCGGATCACGCCGCAGATCAAACGGCTGCTCGTCCTGATCGCCCCCGGAGCCCTCGGTGCCGGCGTGATGCAGGTGAACCTCCTGGTCGGCACCATGATCGCGTCGCTGCTGCCGACCGGCGCCGTGGCTTATCTCTACTATGCCGACCGCCTGTATCAGTTGCCGCTCGGGGTCATCGGCATCGCGATCGGAACCGCGCTGCTGCCCCGCCTCGCCCGCGAGCTTCGCGGCAGCGACCTCGATGCGGCGGGGCATACGACGAATCGCGCGATCGAGGTCGCCCTGCTGCTGACCCTGCCCGCAAGTGCGGCACTCCTCATCCTGGCGGGCCCGATCGTCAGCGTCCTGTTCGAGCGGGGCGCCTTCACGCTGGCCGACACCGCCGAGACGGCTTGGACCCTCGCCGCCTACGCCGTCGGGTTGCCCGCCTTCGTTCTCGTGAAGGTCCTCGCACCGGCGTTCTTCGCCCGCGAAGACACGCGCACCCCAGTCATCGTCGCGGCCTGGACCATGGCGGCGAACATCCTCCTCTCGATCATGCTCGTCTTTCCATTCGAGCATGTCGGTCTCGCGATGGCGACCTCCCTCGCATCGTGGATCAACGCCGGCTGGCTCGCAGTCGGACTGAACCGGCGCGGTTTTCTGACGGCCGACCGGCGCCTGCTCCGCGCGGTGCCGCGGCTCGCGGCCGCCTCGCTGGCGATGTCGGCGGCACTCGCGGCGGTCGCCTGGCCGATGACTTCGACAATGCATGGCGGCAGCGCGCTCGGCGCCGGCATCCTTGCCGCGGTATGTGCGGGCGGTGCCGTCTTCTTCTTCGCCGCTGCGCACGTGCTGGGCGCGGTGGATTTTCGGGAGCTTCGGGACCATCTCCGGCGACGTCGTCCATCCTGA